The region TTGAACTTTATACCTCTAATTTAATCATCACTGAGTATATTGGAGAAATGTGTCGTCTTTGATTTGTGTCCGGATTACAGAGACATCTGGCATATGGGAGCAGGACTTGTCGAGTTCCAAATGTAATAGTCTTTAGATTTAAGTTCCCGAGCTGAAAGAAGGATGCATTagaaataaaatatcaaaatagttgatgaatattaattaatataatatgcagtggtacctctatttaCGAATGCTTGTACGTACGTCTGAAATTTTTTGGTTCTAAAACACTTTGAAATGGAATTACATATAAAATAGTGCTCTTTTTACCAAAAATGCAAGTtatgaaacaagttctggaaccaattcatttcgtaagtagaggtatcagtGTAAATCATATCAAAAGTATAGTGTAAACTTAcaagttattatttttggtttgGCTGACGAATACACCTGTACTGAGTTTTGGTCTACGCAGCATCCAGAAAGTGTTATGTCAGGGACTTTAAAGTACAACTGCAaggcaaataaaacaaaatacatggtaaaaaacaaatgaatattctCCACAAAAGTGTGTATGTATTAACCTACTTTCATATAAGCTGTGAGTTCTGTACAAATGGGGTCAGTAGGTCCTGCTGCTGGCCCTGAAAAGTTGATCTTGCCTTCCATTGTAACTTCACGAGATTTCGGAAACTTTGGTCCTGAATGTACAAAAGTGGTAAAGAATTTGTTAGCTTCTTGACAAGAGCTCTCTCATCACTCAACACTCACCAAGGACCCATACCAGTAGGTTCTTCTCCTTGGACACGTCAACATGTCCAGAGCTCACTTTAACATCCACAAAGCCCATCTGAgacctgtataaaaaaaatatattcataaggaGAAAGACTATAGATTAAGTTGTATAGTCATATAGTATAGTTTTGACCATACTGCTTCAAAATATCCTTTTGACGATCTTAAATTGATATGAGGAGAAAATTAAACTGCATGAGATTTAAAGGCATATATCCCTTTGATTAcctgttaaaaaaagataggtGTGCTTCACAGTACTCAAAAGTATTCTTCACACTCTCATGGAGTTTCAGGTTGGCAGACAAAATCAGgattttttcctcttcctttAATTGATATGACCCAAGGATCGGGGGGACAGGTACCTATAGGAGattagaaaaatgaaatgataaatGAAAGGAATATTGAATGTATACTAAATCATATTGGCCGTGGACGCTAACCTGTGATGTGTAGCCACATAGTCGGAAAGGCTCCAGGGGAGGAGAGAAGGGAAACTTGTACGGTCCCGAGAACGACGAGCCATCGGAGTTATCAACGCTGCAGGCAGTCAAGATACTGGAATCCAGCGAGGTGACACAATGATGAACCAGGATATCCTGCAGGGGTGATCCATTGGGTGGCAGAGTGAGGGTCACTGTCACATCTGGGAGAACTCCTTCCACTTCACACTGTTATAATAgtcaaatgaaaaaacaaaaagtcaaatcaagGATCAGAAAACCATTTGTGCTCATTCATACCTAGgaacaatttagtgttcaaccattCTATGGATGggcgaaaaaaaagaaaacatgttcTTATTTGCTTTTGCTGTCCACTTACTTTGCACATAACAGTGCCGTACACATCCCACGTGTCTTGTTTACTTGGGTCACCGAATTGCATAGAGCGTACAGTTTCTGTCAATGCTATATTAACGACAGCCCGTCCGCGGTGAAAGCCTGTTTTCCAAACTGGGTGCTTCTGGCTGCCAGCAGGAGCAACCACAGAAGATGTGACGGGTGCCTTGACAGTTGGCACGTCAAGAGGTGTACCAAAAGGGAGGACCTCCAGGAGCACAGGGGGAAGCATTGCCAAGCGGGAATCTATCACCTCATTATCAAACTTCCCTCCTGGTCCCAAGAGAAAATCCTGTAATCCAAGGAGAAACGTGATGCCCTGTGAGACGCACATCAGTTTGACCATAGGTGGGCG is a window of Stigmatopora nigra isolate UIUO_SnigA chromosome 13, RoL_Snig_1.1, whole genome shotgun sequence DNA encoding:
- the ap5m1 gene encoding AP-5 complex subunit mu-1; this translates as MSFRALWIITHDKGENASVRFSRRFATVEHRAKKFGGSSYVAVPEDSAVLRLLLTELGLSDPHKPFVLLRDDCRRCPKTPTYELRVGPGQETLWPVVVITQGPVILACLGLVEVPLEPRPPMVKLMCVSQGITFLLGLQDFLLGPGGKFDNEVIDSRLAMLPPVLLEVLPFGTPLDVPTVKAPVTSSVVAPAGSQKHPVWKTGFHRGRAVVNIALTETVRSMQFGDPSKQDTWDVYGTVMCKCEVEGVLPDVTVTLTLPPNGSPLQDILVHHCVTSLDSSILTACSVDNSDGSSFSGPYKFPFSPPLEPFRLCGYTSQVPVPPILGSYQLKEEEKILILSANLKLHESVKNTFEYCEAHLSFFNRSQMGFVDVKVSSGHVDVSKEKNLLVWVLGPKFPKSREVTMEGKINFSGPAAGPTDPICTELTAYMKLYFKVPDITLSGCCVDQNSVQVYSSAKPKIITSRELKSKDYYIWNSTSPAPICQMSL